The following coding sequences lie in one Methylotuvimicrobium alcaliphilum 20Z genomic window:
- a CDS encoding formylmethanofuran dehydrogenase subunit C — protein sequence MTALTFTLKQRPAQRVDLSPLVCQKLAGLSPTEIAALELDSGKRKIRVDELFTIAGYDTQQIVIKNSYAKLDFIGKELTEGQIRVEGDVGAYLGLGMKSGTITVNGNAGLFAACEMKKGFVQINGNTGDFLGAALPGNKMGMKGGTVLVKGNAGERVGDHMRRGVILIEGNAGDYCGSRMTAGTIAVMGKTGRYTGFAMRRGTLLLWNKPELPATFNDCGSHTLAFLPMLFASFRSFDSKFADPAAVFNRVRRYGGDMAEMGRGEVLVRL from the coding sequence ATGACTGCGTTAACCTTCACGCTGAAACAGCGACCGGCTCAGCGCGTCGATTTGTCGCCCCTGGTTTGTCAAAAACTGGCGGGGTTATCGCCGACCGAGATTGCAGCGCTCGAGCTCGATAGCGGCAAGCGCAAAATTCGCGTCGACGAACTATTCACGATTGCCGGTTACGATACACAACAGATTGTCATCAAGAACAGTTATGCCAAGCTCGATTTTATCGGCAAAGAATTAACGGAAGGACAGATCCGTGTCGAAGGCGATGTCGGTGCTTATCTCGGCCTGGGCATGAAGTCCGGTACGATTACCGTCAACGGCAACGCAGGATTATTTGCGGCTTGCGAAATGAAAAAAGGTTTCGTTCAGATCAACGGAAACACCGGCGATTTTCTCGGGGCGGCCTTGCCCGGTAACAAAATGGGCATGAAAGGCGGCACCGTTTTGGTTAAAGGCAACGCCGGCGAGCGGGTCGGCGATCACATGCGCCGCGGCGTCATTTTGATCGAAGGCAATGCCGGCGATTATTGCGGGTCGAGAATGACGGCCGGCACGATCGCGGTAATGGGAAAAACCGGACGCTATACCGGTTTTGCAATGCGCCGAGGTACCTTATTGCTCTGGAATAAGCCCGAACTGCCGGCGACCTTCAACGATTGCGGCTCGCATACGTTGGCGTTTTTGCCGATGCTGTTCGCGTCGTTCAGATCGTTTGATTCGAAATTTGCAGACCCTGCGGCGGTCTTTAATCGTGTCCGGCGTTACGGCGGCGACATGGCTGAAATGGGGCGCGGTGAAGTGTTGGTCAGGCTATGA
- a CDS encoding PIN domain-containing protein: MNESISDKEAVKDDEDADYAARVLLIDLENCPKQVYQLMEDLAAYTHVVICYAQCGARVPLDWIVPLTATVNQNRLKIIKMPNGGKNSADFGITFWAGAMMAQLPENTHFDVVSDDNDLDHAVSLLISQNRSAQRIGVKLENMPGFAPKSPEVLVQEFCAHLIKHSRSRPVKKETLLNSIRSKFKNNVVNEGDLFDELIQQKAIEIKDNKVTYNQTKIEVLATE, from the coding sequence ATGAACGAGAGCATTTCGGACAAGGAGGCGGTCAAGGATGACGAAGATGCGGATTACGCGGCCCGCGTCTTGTTGATCGACCTCGAAAATTGTCCGAAACAAGTTTATCAGTTGATGGAAGATTTAGCCGCCTATACCCACGTCGTGATTTGCTATGCGCAGTGCGGCGCGCGCGTTCCGCTCGATTGGATCGTGCCGCTGACCGCAACGGTCAATCAAAATCGTCTTAAAATCATTAAAATGCCGAACGGCGGCAAGAATTCCGCCGATTTCGGCATCACCTTTTGGGCCGGCGCAATGATGGCCCAGCTCCCCGAAAATACCCATTTCGATGTCGTTTCCGACGACAACGACCTCGATCATGCGGTTAGCCTGTTAATCAGCCAGAACCGGAGCGCGCAACGTATCGGTGTCAAACTCGAAAATATGCCGGGCTTCGCACCGAAAAGCCCTGAAGTCTTGGTACAAGAGTTTTGCGCGCATTTGATCAAGCACAGTCGAAGCCGGCCGGTCAAAAAAGAAACCCTGCTCAACAGTATTCGCAGTAAATTTAAGAATAATGTGGTTAATGAGGGGGATTTATTCGATGAGTTGATTCAACAGAAGGCTATAGAGATTAAGGATAATAAAGTCACTTACAATCAAACTAAAATCGAAGTGTTAGCGACTGAATAG
- a CDS encoding DUF2380 domain-containing protein: MKNSVDARLIAAFFLMIFGTSALAESRIAVLVFELKDLTLAPGIPEEQERTASIKPQLEAELTTLGNDIVETDFASQQQADAGTGYLFDHHDVAAKLGKQFGADYILVGRLHKPSFLFAYIMGHLIRVEDGKLIADYTFEAKGPNRFQTNKTVKTLAKAIDKDLKRLSQSH; the protein is encoded by the coding sequence ATGAAAAACTCTGTTGATGCTCGCCTCATTGCCGCTTTTTTCCTGATGATATTCGGAACGAGCGCCTTAGCGGAATCTCGAATTGCCGTTTTGGTTTTCGAACTAAAAGACCTCACATTGGCTCCCGGCATCCCCGAGGAACAGGAGCGCACCGCTTCGATCAAGCCTCAACTTGAAGCCGAATTAACCACATTAGGGAATGACATAGTCGAAACCGACTTCGCATCCCAACAACAGGCCGATGCCGGAACCGGATATCTATTCGATCACCATGATGTGGCCGCGAAACTTGGCAAGCAATTCGGCGCCGACTACATTCTAGTCGGTAGACTTCATAAACCGAGTTTCTTGTTTGCTTATATCATGGGACATTTGATACGAGTCGAAGACGGCAAACTGATTGCCGATTACACTTTCGAAGCCAAAGGACCCAATCGATTCCAAACCAATAAAACAGTAAAAACCCTGGCTAAAGCGATCGACAAAGATTTAAAGCGCCTGTCTCAATCCCACTAA
- a CDS encoding ANTAR domain-containing response regulator has translation MQALKVLIADEIQGEKLLEKTLKKHGFETACLPFDTIDLNSLVLNLLPDIVVLNVYTPTPKILDAILTINQSHSAPVILFAEDQDSDTIDKVIKAGVSAYIVDGLDPKRIKTIIDIAVARFKEQNAIKEELKKTKSQLEERKAVDRAKGILMKSQGFDEAQAYHALRKLAMDRNISIGEMAKNVISMADLLK, from the coding sequence ATGCAAGCTCTGAAAGTCTTAATCGCCGATGAAATTCAAGGCGAAAAACTACTCGAGAAAACCCTGAAAAAGCATGGTTTCGAAACCGCTTGTCTTCCGTTCGATACTATCGATTTAAATTCGTTGGTATTAAATTTATTGCCGGACATCGTGGTGTTGAATGTTTATACCCCGACACCGAAGATACTCGATGCCATATTGACGATCAATCAAAGCCATTCGGCGCCGGTGATCCTGTTTGCCGAGGATCAAGATAGCGACACGATCGATAAAGTCATCAAGGCCGGCGTCAGCGCTTATATCGTCGACGGGCTCGATCCCAAACGCATCAAAACCATCATCGATATTGCGGTGGCTCGATTCAAAGAGCAAAACGCCATCAAGGAAGAATTGAAAAAAACCAAATCGCAACTGGAAGAAAGAAAAGCGGTCGACCGAGCAAAAGGGATTCTAATGAAATCGCAAGGCTTCGACGAAGCTCAGGCTTATCATGCGCTGCGAAAACTGGCGATGGACCGGAATATTTCGATCGGCGAAATGGCTAAAAACGTCATTTCTATGGCGGATTTATTGAAGTAA
- a CDS encoding MFS transporter, translating into MSILQLKLLGFSGKIKILHLTWTAFFISFVVWFNHAPLMLMIMDSVNLTESEVNILLLLNFALPIPARIIIGMVVDRFGARISYSTLLALSSLPCFAFAMAESFQQLAWARFCLGFIGAGFVIGIRIIGDWFPARQVGVAEGIYGGWGNFGSAAATILLPGLALYFGAENGWRYAIAVTGILSLAYALIYYRNVEDTPPDVPYLKPRRSGAMEVTSIKDLFLYICTTVPLYTAMSLLTWQLSTPEADLLSTPWVIAINIIIWALFFFQACQIVDINAERLSRPIDSIHHYPFKQITILSVAYLMTFGSKLAVVSMLPMFFFTIYRETQAVSMIDAGLMASSFIVMNLIARPAGGWLSDRIGRKLSLTMFLAGTSLGYYLMSFIAGDWPILMTISMTVLCSIFLQAAEGAVFAIAPLIKRPMTGQIAGIVGAYGNAGAIFFLALMGHVAPSTFFIILAVCALASAILARRLEEPKEFITEIMPDGTLVKIELD; encoded by the coding sequence ATGTCCATACTACAACTCAAGTTACTCGGCTTTTCCGGAAAAATCAAAATACTGCATTTGACCTGGACGGCTTTTTTCATCAGCTTTGTCGTCTGGTTCAATCACGCCCCTCTGATGCTGATGATCATGGATTCTGTGAATCTCACCGAATCCGAAGTCAACATTCTGCTGTTATTAAATTTTGCGCTGCCCATTCCTGCTCGCATCATCATCGGCATGGTCGTAGACCGCTTCGGCGCAAGAATCAGTTACAGCACTCTACTGGCACTGAGTAGCCTACCTTGCTTCGCCTTTGCGATGGCTGAATCGTTTCAACAATTAGCTTGGGCGCGCTTCTGTTTGGGGTTTATCGGCGCGGGCTTCGTGATCGGCATTCGCATCATCGGCGATTGGTTTCCGGCTCGGCAAGTCGGCGTTGCCGAAGGCATCTACGGGGGCTGGGGCAATTTCGGTTCAGCCGCCGCGACCATCCTGCTACCGGGACTGGCATTATATTTCGGCGCCGAAAACGGCTGGCGTTATGCGATTGCGGTAACCGGTATTTTGTCGCTAGCATATGCGCTCATCTATTACCGGAATGTCGAGGATACGCCGCCCGACGTGCCCTATTTGAAACCTAGACGTTCGGGCGCAATGGAGGTTACTTCGATAAAAGATCTATTCCTTTACATCTGCACGACCGTACCGCTTTATACCGCAATGTCTCTGCTCACTTGGCAGCTATCGACACCGGAAGCCGATTTACTTAGCACACCCTGGGTCATTGCGATTAACATCATTATTTGGGCCCTTTTCTTTTTTCAAGCTTGTCAAATCGTCGACATCAATGCGGAACGGCTCAGTCGTCCGATCGACAGCATTCACCATTATCCATTCAAACAAATCACTATCCTTAGCGTCGCCTATTTGATGACGTTCGGCTCCAAATTAGCCGTGGTATCGATGCTGCCGATGTTTTTCTTTACGATTTACCGCGAAACCCAAGCTGTCTCGATGATCGATGCAGGCCTGATGGCATCGAGCTTCATTGTCATGAATCTTATCGCCCGCCCGGCCGGCGGCTGGCTTAGCGACAGAATCGGCCGCAAGCTCTCGCTGACGATGTTTCTAGCCGGCACTTCGCTCGGTTATTACTTGATGTCCTTTATTGCCGGCGATTGGCCCATTTTGATGACTATTTCAATGACGGTGTTGTGTTCGATATTTCTTCAGGCCGCCGAAGGTGCGGTATTTGCCATCGCACCTTTGATCAAAAGACCCATGACCGGCCAGATCGCCGGCATCGTCGGCGCTTACGGCAATGCCGGAGCCATCTTTTTTTTAGCGCTAATGGGCCATGTCGCACCATCTACGTTTTTCATCATTCTGGCAGTTTGCGCACTGGCATCGGCAATCTTGGCGCGCCGCCTCGAAGAGCCTAAAGAGTTCATTACCGAAATCATGCCTGACGGCACTTTAGTGAAAATCGAACTGGATTGA
- the nirB gene encoding nitrite reductase large subunit NirB, producing MSKKQTLVVIGNGMVGQNFLAGLASSGAKEHFEIVVFCEEPRPAYDRVHLSAFFSGKTAQDLSMVEEGFFEQHGITVHLGDRAKSIDRSAKTVLSENGVRIAYDKIVLATGSYPFVPPVPGHERDRCLVYRTIEDLEAIETAAEQSKVGVVVGGGLLGLEAAKALKDLGLTTHVVEFAPRLMAVQLDDGGGALLKRKIEALGVTVHLNKNTTLIDDGESCLHKMNFAGGDALETDLILFSAGIRPRDDIARDCELEVGPRGGIVIDNQCRTSDPDIFAIGECALWNNRIFGLVAPGYAMARTVVSVLEGGDNYFTGADMSTKLKLMGVDVASIGDAHAQTPGALVYTYQNGDSEVYKRLVVSADKKRLLGAVLVGDASGYGTLLQYCLNGIELPENPDSLILPHRSDESVGLGPDALPMSAQICSCHDVDKATLCSAIEAGCNTVSALKSETKAGTGCGGCVPLMKSVMECELAKLGIEVSTDICEHFPHTRQELYHLIMVEEIKTFDELIEKHGRGRGCEVCKQAVGSILASYWNDYILKKEHIGLQDTNDIFLANMQKDGTYSVVPRVTGGEIQPDKLIVLGQVAKKYGLYTKITGGQRVDLFGARVEQLPSIWRELIDAGFESGHAYGKSLRTVKSCVGSTWCRFGVDDSVGLAIELENRYKGLRAPHKIKFAVSGCTRECAEAQSKDIGVIATEGGWNLYVCGNGGMKPRHGDLFATQLDKETLIKYIDRVLIFYVRTADRMQRTSVWMENMEGGLDYLRSVVIEDSLSIGEALEKQMRHVIDTYQCEWKTTIEDESKLKRFRHFVNSDRPDDNIVFVEERGQVRPADEQEREALKARKHFKILEEA from the coding sequence ATGAGCAAGAAACAAACATTAGTCGTGATTGGTAACGGTATGGTCGGCCAAAACTTTTTGGCCGGACTGGCGAGTAGTGGCGCGAAGGAACATTTTGAGATCGTCGTGTTTTGCGAAGAGCCCAGGCCGGCTTACGACCGGGTTCATCTGTCGGCGTTTTTTTCCGGCAAGACCGCACAGGATCTATCGATGGTCGAGGAAGGGTTTTTCGAACAACACGGCATCACCGTGCACTTAGGCGACAGAGCAAAATCGATAGACCGTAGCGCTAAAACAGTGCTGTCGGAAAATGGCGTCCGGATCGCTTACGACAAAATCGTGTTGGCGACCGGGTCATACCCGTTCGTGCCTCCGGTACCGGGGCACGAACGCGATCGTTGCCTGGTTTACCGAACCATAGAGGATTTGGAAGCGATTGAAACTGCGGCCGAACAATCCAAGGTCGGCGTCGTGGTCGGCGGCGGCCTGCTCGGACTGGAAGCCGCCAAAGCCTTGAAAGACTTAGGCTTGACCACGCATGTCGTCGAATTCGCGCCGCGCCTGATGGCGGTGCAATTGGACGACGGCGGCGGCGCGTTGTTGAAGCGCAAGATCGAAGCGCTCGGCGTGACCGTGCATTTAAATAAGAACACCACCCTGATCGACGACGGCGAGAGTTGCTTGCATAAAATGAATTTCGCCGGCGGCGATGCGCTCGAAACCGACTTGATTTTGTTTTCGGCCGGTATTCGTCCGCGCGACGATATCGCCCGGGACTGCGAATTGGAGGTCGGCCCGCGCGGCGGCATCGTGATCGACAATCAATGCCGGACCTCCGATCCGGATATTTTCGCGATCGGCGAATGCGCCTTGTGGAATAACCGAATATTCGGCCTGGTCGCGCCGGGATACGCGATGGCGCGCACCGTCGTCTCGGTGCTCGAAGGCGGCGACAATTATTTTACCGGCGCCGACATGAGCACCAAGCTGAAGCTGATGGGCGTCGATGTCGCGAGCATCGGCGACGCGCATGCGCAGACGCCGGGCGCATTGGTCTACACTTATCAAAACGGCGATAGCGAAGTCTACAAGCGACTCGTGGTCAGTGCCGATAAAAAAAGGCTGTTGGGCGCGGTGCTCGTCGGCGATGCTTCGGGTTACGGAACTTTGCTGCAATATTGCTTGAACGGCATCGAACTGCCGGAAAATCCCGATTCGTTGATTTTGCCGCACCGTTCCGACGAGTCGGTCGGCCTCGGGCCCGATGCACTGCCGATGTCGGCGCAAATTTGTTCCTGTCATGACGTCGACAAGGCAACGCTTTGTTCGGCGATCGAAGCCGGTTGCAATACGGTATCCGCGCTCAAGTCGGAAACCAAGGCCGGAACCGGTTGCGGCGGTTGCGTACCGCTGATGAAATCGGTCATGGAATGCGAATTGGCCAAACTCGGCATCGAGGTCAGTACCGATATTTGTGAGCATTTTCCGCATACCCGGCAGGAGTTGTATCATTTGATCATGGTCGAGGAAATCAAGACCTTCGACGAATTGATCGAAAAACATGGGCGCGGCCGCGGCTGCGAAGTTTGCAAACAAGCGGTCGGCTCGATTCTGGCTTCTTATTGGAATGACTATATTCTCAAGAAAGAGCATATCGGTTTGCAGGATACCAACGATATTTTTCTCGCGAACATGCAAAAAGACGGCACCTATTCGGTAGTGCCGCGCGTGACCGGCGGCGAAATACAGCCTGACAAATTGATCGTGCTGGGGCAGGTCGCTAAAAAATACGGTTTGTATACGAAAATTACCGGCGGTCAGCGGGTCGATCTATTCGGCGCCCGGGTCGAGCAATTGCCGTCGATCTGGCGGGAATTGATAGATGCCGGTTTCGAAAGCGGTCATGCTTACGGCAAATCGCTCAGAACTGTCAAGTCCTGCGTCGGCAGTACTTGGTGCCGTTTCGGCGTCGACGACAGCGTCGGTCTCGCGATCGAGCTGGAAAACCGTTATAAAGGCCTTAGGGCGCCGCACAAAATCAAATTCGCCGTGTCCGGCTGCACCCGCGAATGCGCCGAGGCGCAGAGCAAGGACATCGGCGTGATCGCGACCGAGGGCGGTTGGAATCTGTATGTCTGCGGCAACGGCGGCATGAAGCCCCGGCACGGCGATTTGTTCGCGACCCAACTCGACAAGGAAACACTGATCAAATATATCGACCGCGTGCTGATTTTTTATGTGCGTACGGCCGACCGGATGCAGCGGACGTCGGTGTGGATGGAAAACATGGAAGGCGGCTTGGATTATTTGCGTTCGGTCGTGATCGAGGATAGTCTCAGCATAGGCGAGGCACTGGAAAAACAAATGCGCCATGTCATCGACACCTATCAATGCGAATGGAAAACCACGATCGAGGACGAGAGCAAATTGAAGCGTTTTCGGCATTTCGTCAACAGCGACCGACCCGACGACAACATCGTGTTCGTCGAGGAGCGCGGCCAAGTTCGCCCTGCCGATGAACAAGAGCGGGAGGCATTGAAGGCCAGGAAGCATTTCAAGATATTGGAGGAGGCATGA
- the nirD gene encoding nitrite reductase small subunit NirD, which produces MSEWIDVCSVEDLQPDSGVCVWADGRQIALFYMPKEQAVYAVDNFDPFGKVNVLSRGMIGDIGGQPMVASPLYKQHFNLETGVCFEDETVKIETYGVRIENRRVAVNV; this is translated from the coding sequence ATGAGCGAATGGATCGATGTCTGCTCGGTCGAAGATTTGCAGCCGGATTCCGGTGTTTGCGTCTGGGCGGATGGCAGGCAAATTGCTTTGTTTTATATGCCGAAGGAACAGGCGGTTTACGCGGTCGATAATTTCGACCCTTTCGGCAAAGTCAATGTATTATCGCGCGGCATGATCGGCGATATCGGAGGTCAGCCGATGGTGGCATCGCCGCTTTATAAGCAGCATTTCAATTTGGAGACGGGCGTTTGCTTCGAGGACGAGACTGTGAAAATCGAAACCTATGGTGTTCGTATCGAAAACCGGCGGGTTGCCGTTAACGTTTAG
- a CDS encoding PhzF family phenazine biosynthesis protein: MKYHYYIADVFTNRVFNGAQIAVFPKADGLNAEKMALIAKELNLSETVFIFHKINGGNVRRMRIFSPLAEIHLGGHPVIAAAFVLASCGDIELNEPITRVVFEQNAGPVEANITSVGGKPGFVQFTRKVSAIVDRFAPGDEELAAFLGLEQSELDHKKYSPRLVSCGYPYLIVPVWKYESVRKALFNYPAWSQSAAPQTAAQEILLFAPKTPFPDADFNLRLLGPRLALTEDPPVGNAVPAFCSYLCSFEHTRKGTHSFAVERGDERSRRSVIRIEMDNKGEELLPLRVGGEAVMFAEGLIDLPK, encoded by the coding sequence ATGAAATATCACTATTATATTGCCGACGTTTTCACGAATCGGGTTTTCAATGGCGCGCAGATTGCCGTTTTTCCGAAAGCGGACGGACTCAATGCCGAAAAAATGGCCTTGATAGCCAAGGAACTGAATTTGTCCGAAACCGTCTTCATTTTTCATAAGATCAACGGCGGCAATGTACGAAGAATGCGCATATTTTCGCCGCTGGCGGAGATTCATTTAGGCGGTCATCCGGTCATTGCCGCGGCTTTTGTCTTGGCCAGTTGCGGCGATATCGAATTAAACGAGCCGATTACCCGGGTCGTGTTCGAACAAAATGCGGGGCCTGTCGAGGCGAACATTACGAGTGTCGGCGGTAAGCCCGGTTTTGTGCAATTTACCCGAAAAGTCAGCGCCATTGTCGACCGGTTTGCACCGGGCGATGAAGAGTTAGCCGCATTTCTGGGGTTGGAGCAATCGGAACTCGATCACAAAAAGTATTCGCCAAGACTGGTTTCCTGCGGTTATCCCTATTTGATCGTGCCGGTTTGGAAATACGAGTCGGTACGAAAAGCGCTTTTCAATTACCCCGCCTGGAGCCAATCCGCCGCGCCGCAAACCGCGGCGCAAGAGATTTTGCTATTTGCGCCGAAAACGCCGTTCCCCGATGCCGATTTCAATTTGCGGCTTCTTGGGCCACGCCTTGCTTTAACCGAAGATCCGCCGGTCGGCAATGCGGTGCCGGCTTTTTGTTCGTATTTGTGTTCGTTCGAACATACGCGTAAGGGCACGCACAGTTTTGCTGTGGAACGTGGCGACGAACGTTCGCGACGCAGTGTTATTCGCATCGAAATGGATAACAAAGGCGAGGAATTATTGCCTCTGCGCGTCGGCGGCGAGGCGGTGATGTTCGCCGAGGGGCTAATCGATCTGCCGAAATGA
- the cynS gene encoding cyanase codes for MKTTPSSCKADSLLTKEQMTDRIITAKVQKQLTWTAIAEQIGVDEVWLTSACLGMNSMKPELAEKLCTVLELPNEVQVALAMFPYKQWAFDVPQDPLIYRLYEVVGVYGETLKEIIHEKFGDGIMSAIDFSMTVGKEENPAGDRVIITMNGKFLPYKSW; via the coding sequence ATGAAAACGACTCCATCATCTTGCAAAGCCGACTCCTTGCTCACCAAAGAGCAAATGACCGATCGGATCATCACGGCAAAAGTACAAAAGCAACTCACCTGGACAGCCATTGCCGAACAAATCGGCGTCGATGAAGTTTGGCTGACATCGGCTTGCCTTGGCATGAACAGCATGAAACCGGAACTGGCAGAAAAGCTATGCACCGTTCTGGAACTACCCAACGAAGTACAAGTCGCCTTGGCAATGTTCCCTTACAAACAATGGGCTTTCGACGTACCTCAAGATCCGCTCATTTACCGGCTTTATGAAGTCGTCGGCGTTTACGGCGAAACCTTGAAAGAAATCATTCACGAAAAATTCGGCGACGGCATCATGAGCGCGATCGATTTCAGCATGACGGTCGGCAAAGAAGAAAACCCGGCGGGCGATCGCGTTATTATCACGATGAACGGCAAGTTTTTGCCTTATAAGTCTTGGTAA
- a CDS encoding bifunctional protein-serine/threonine kinase/phosphatase codes for MSGTLKISVGQYSDKGRKEINQDFHGVYMPKEPQLSSKGVAIAMADGISSSTVSHIASEAAVTGFLEDYFCTSEAWSVKKSAQRVLLATNSWLHAQTQQSQYRYDKDRGYVCTFSALIFKSNTAHIFHVGDTRIYRLQDNHLEQLTNDHRLWVSQDKSYLSRALGIDHHLEIDYQALPIEMGDRFLLMTDGVYEFVNHVFIINAIKKHGDDLATVATMIVNEAYRQGSSDNLTIQIVAVEELPNQNADEIYRQITELPFPPTLTARMIFDGYQIMRELHNSNRSHVYLAMDTETNTPVVIKTPSIDLRNDPAYLENFLMEDWIARRIDSPHVLKPCEQTRKRNYLYIVTEFIDGLTLKQWMIDNPKPDLETVRGIIDQIAKGLRAFHRLEMVHQDLRPENIMIDSSGTVKIIDFGSTRVAGLTEMNSPIERHPLLGTAPYSAPEYFLGENGTPRSDLFSLGVITYQMLTGNLPYGTQVAKCKTKAAQNRLNYYSILNNERAIPAWIDDTIKKAVHPNPYKRYEALSEFVHDLRYPNQTFLNKTHPPLIERDPVTFWKSISLILTIIVVTLLIQLRNEREITSSNVEKGFGGSIDRCRRQG; via the coding sequence ATGTCCGGTACACTAAAAATATCCGTAGGGCAGTATTCCGATAAAGGCCGAAAGGAAATCAATCAGGATTTTCATGGCGTCTATATGCCGAAAGAACCGCAATTGAGTTCAAAAGGTGTTGCCATTGCGATGGCCGACGGAATCAGCAGCAGCACTGTCAGCCATATTGCCAGTGAAGCTGCGGTCACCGGATTCCTAGAAGATTATTTTTGCACCTCGGAAGCTTGGTCGGTCAAAAAATCGGCGCAACGGGTCTTGCTTGCAACCAACTCCTGGCTGCATGCTCAAACCCAACAAAGCCAATATCGTTACGATAAAGACAGAGGCTATGTTTGTACCTTTAGCGCCTTGATTTTCAAGTCGAATACCGCGCATATTTTTCATGTCGGCGATACGCGGATTTATCGATTACAGGACAATCATCTGGAGCAATTAACTAACGATCATCGACTTTGGGTTTCCCAAGACAAAAGCTACCTGAGTCGTGCATTGGGTATCGATCATCACCTTGAAATCGATTACCAAGCGCTACCGATCGAAATGGGCGATCGCTTCTTGTTGATGACCGATGGCGTTTATGAATTTGTTAATCATGTTTTCATCATTAATGCGATCAAGAAGCATGGCGATGATTTAGCTACTGTCGCAACAATGATCGTCAACGAAGCTTACCGGCAAGGGAGTTCGGATAACTTGACGATACAGATTGTCGCTGTCGAGGAATTGCCGAATCAAAATGCGGATGAGATTTATCGGCAAATAACAGAGCTTCCGTTTCCGCCGACATTGACCGCCAGGATGATTTTCGACGGTTATCAAATCATGAGAGAGCTGCATAACAGCAACCGGAGCCATGTCTATTTGGCAATGGATACCGAAACAAATACACCGGTCGTCATTAAAACGCCTTCAATCGATCTTCGAAACGATCCCGCTTACCTTGAGAATTTTCTCATGGAAGACTGGATAGCGCGCCGCATCGATAGTCCCCATGTCTTAAAACCCTGCGAACAAACCCGAAAACGCAATTATCTCTACATTGTCACCGAATTCATCGATGGCCTAACCTTGAAACAGTGGATGATCGATAACCCGAAACCCGATCTGGAAACCGTACGCGGCATCATTGACCAAATTGCCAAAGGCTTACGCGCGTTTCACCGACTTGAAATGGTCCATCAGGACTTGAGACCGGAAAATATCATGATCGATAGCTCCGGCACGGTAAAGATCATCGACTTCGGCTCGACTCGAGTTGCAGGACTGACGGAAATGAACAGCCCCATCGAACGGCACCCATTACTCGGCACCGCTCCGTATAGCGCCCCCGAATATTTTTTAGGCGAAAATGGAACGCCCCGCTCGGACTTATTTTCGTTAGGCGTCATAACCTATCAAATGCTGACCGGTAATCTGCCTTATGGTACTCAAGTGGCCAAATGTAAGACGAAAGCGGCTCAAAATCGATTGAACTATTACTCCATCCTGAACAATGAGCGGGCAATTCCGGCCTGGATCGATGATACCATCAAGAAAGCCGTCCACCCGAATCCCTACAAGCGATATGAAGCATTATCCGAATTTGTTCACGACCTGCGTTATCCGAATCAAACTTTTTTAAATAAAACGCATCCGCCGCTCATAGAGCGCGACCCTGTAACCTTCTGGAAAAGCATTTCTCTCATATTGACGATTATCGTCGTCACGTTATTAATCCAACTCAGGAACGAGCGTGAAATAACTTCTTCAAATGTCGAAAAGGGGTTCGGTGGCTCGATTGACAGGTGTCGGCGGCAGGGATAG